A portion of the Cryptomeria japonica chromosome 5, Sugi_1.0, whole genome shotgun sequence genome contains these proteins:
- the LOC131076642 gene encoding LRR receptor-like serine/threonine-protein kinase GSO2, producing MVVYTQSLCMLTSLSLLYCVFFSTILLLSVHGCPHHESRALLSLKAAFFDTNGMLKSWEGDDCCVWRGVHCDEMELGGHVTELDIRNFHLSFMDVNIDSGLSQLKHLQYLDLSGNYFADTPFPPALASLKNLSYLNISGASFAGDIPPELGNLSNLHYLDLSDNSFSDNSSLQWLSNLSTLKYLSLKGVYLENFPARWGSIIGRLFQLAYLDLSGCLIDSPLPVSLLNISSLAVLKFRGNSMSGSLPSWMGNMSKLTLVDLSSNIYLNGSIPNSLSRLNFLEYLDLSNNGIVGIPEAISNLTSLRYLDLSANKLTGRIPSNLGDIHTNVASLSYLDLHQNQFEGTIPSSLGLLMNLTYIDLSGNRLSGRIPTSLGNLLSLTVLDLHDNQLEGSIPFSLGKISTLKRLFLSDNKINGDLPFSFSQLSSLVTLDLRNNHLNGSIPSMLTLPSSLQTFLLSNNNMTGTVSDRVLLHTSSRLEELDLSYSGLNIHIDSAPWIPPFQLRTLDFRRCKIGGPIPSWISTQFKLENVDISDANLVGNLPPWLWEFSLELISLNLSNNQLEGPVPAISIPLPLQVLDLSVNELNGPFLLDIRMPELLSLEVLLLANNEIEGPVPVSLGAMTGLSVLDMSNNQLRSTIPVMGDRTSLRVLNLENNHLRGEIPISLANLSELVMLNLANNELEGEIPKELGNLTKLLSLHLEKNNLRGLLPLALKGLSRLQVLDVGENNFTGNIPTWIANYSSLQVLMMRSNNFIGKLPPQIGKMSEVRLLDLSSNLLLGQIPDTYFNFSAMVDVKGNMSVLGEDRHWIRHFSGRKIHYLTNVFVLGKYRGGKYYLDSIDIVTKGAERHYGYVFSTMTCIDLSDNRLWGHLPTEIGNLKGLMFLNLSRNSFNGVIPGSMGNLSQLESLDLSVNKFSGKIPFELGFLDYLGYLNLSFNNLSGVIPQQGRHMITFDKSAFSGNPNLQGCPVESWKCSPRHSQLSPPTIDVMEETKQGFSWYELSIGWSVAAGFSVVVLVLTFNVNWRKTTFGQMDRVITFLLGERTNRR from the coding sequence ATGGTGGTTTACACGCAAAGTCTGTGTATGCTCACATCACTCTCTCTCTTGTACTGCGTATTCTTTTCTACAATTTTACTTTTGTCTGTCCATGGATGTCCTCACCATGAATCCAGAGCGCTTCTGAGTCTGAAGGCCGCCTTTTTCGACACGAATGGAATGCTGAAGTCGTGGGAGGGAGATGACTGTTGTGTATGGAGAGGTGTCCACTGCGATGAAATGGAATTGGGCGGACATGTTACTGAGCTGGATATTAGAAACTTTCATCTTTCATTTATGGATGTAAACATTGATTCAGGCTTGTCACAATTGAAGCATCTTCAATATTTGGATTTGAGTGGCAATTATTTTGCGGATACTCCTTTCCCTCCAGCTTTGGCCTCCTTAAAGAACTTGTCATATTTAAACATTTCCGGTGCCTCTTTTGCAGGAGATATTCCACCTGAACTTGGAAATTTGTCTAACTTGCATTATTTAGATTTAAGTGATAATTCATTTTCTGATAACAGCAGCTTACAGTGGCTTTCTAATCTGTCCACGCTTAAGTATCTTTCATTGAAGGGAGTATATTTAGAAAACTTCCCTGCAAGGTGGGGGAGTATTATTGGTAGACTCTTCCAACTTGCATATCTGGACCTCTCTGGTTGTTTAATTGATTCCCCCCTCCCAGTTTCTTTGCTAAATATTTCCTCGCTTGCTGTTCTTAAGTTTAGAGGTAATTCTATGTCAGGATCTTTACCTAGTTGGATGGGGAACATGAGCAAATTAACATTAGTTGATCTGAGCTCTAATATCTACTTAAATGGCTCCATACCCAACAGTTTATCAAGGCTTAATTTCCTCGAATACCTTGACCTCTCTAATAATGGCATTGTGGGTATACCCGAGGCTATCTCAAATCTCACCAGTCTTAGATATTTGGATTTGTCTGCTAATAAGTTGACTGGTAGGATACCTTCAAATTTAGGGGACATACATACTAATGTGGCAAGTCTTTCTTATTTAGACCTTCACCAGAACCAATTCGAAGGTACCATCCCGTCTAGCTTGGGTTTACTCATGAATCTTACTTATATAGATCTTAGTGGCAACAGGCTTAGTGGTCGAATCCCTACTTCTCTAGGCAATCTCCTGTCTCTTACCGTCTTAGATTTACATGATAATCAACTGGAAGGCAGTATCCCATTCAGTTTAGGAAAAATTagcacactcaaaagattattcctttcCGACAACAAGATTAATGGAGACCTTCCCTTCTCATTTTCTCAATTGTCCTCACTCGTCACTCTTGATCTGAGAAACAACCATTTGAATGGAAGTATTCCTTCCATGCTTACGCTACCATCTTCTCTACAGACTTTTCTGCTCTCCAACAACAACATGACAGGAACAGTTTCAGATCGTGTTCTCTTGCACACTAGTTCAAGGCTTGAAGAGTTGGACTTGTCATACAGTGGGTTGAATATCCACATTGACTCGGCGCCTTGGATCCCGCCTTTTCAGCTCCGGACCTTGGATTTCAGGAGGTGTAAAATTGGAGGTCCAATTCCTAGCTGGATTTCAACACAATTTAAACTTGAAAATGTGGATATATCAGACGCcaatcttgtgggaaatcttcCACCTTGGCTGTGGGAATTTTCATTGGAATTGATTAGTTTGAACTTGTCAAACAATCAGCTAGAGGGTCCTGTCCCTGCTATTTCAATCCCGCTTCCACTGCAGGTGTTGGATCTGTCTGTAAATGAATTGAATGGCCCTTTTTTGCTAGATATTCGTATGCCTGAACTACTAAGCTTGGAGGTGCTTTTACTTGCAAACAACGAAATCGAAGGACCTGTGCCAGTTTCACTAGGGGCTATGACAGGTCTAAGCGTTCTGGATATGTCAAATAATCAGCTAAGAAGCACTATCCCTGTTATGGGTGATAGGACGTCCCTTAGGGTGTTGAATTTGGAGAACAACCATTTAAGAGGAGAGATCCCTATCAGCCTGGCCAATCTCTCAGAACTTGTAATGCTGAACCTGGCAAATAATGAATTGGAGGGTGAGATCCCTAAGGAGCTTGGAAACTTAACAAAGCTTTTGTCTCTCCACCTCGAAAAAAACAATCTGCGGGGACTTCTTCCTCTGGCATTAAAAGGACTTTCTCGGCTGCAGGTGCTTGATGTAGGAGAAAACAATTTCACAGGAAACATTCCAACTTGGATTGCTAACTATTCAAGTCTACAAGTTCTTATGATGAGATCAAACAATTTCATAGGCAAACTACCTCCACAGATTGGCAAAATGTCCGAGGTTCGGCTCCTGGACCTTTCTTCTAATCTTTTATTAGGTCAAATCCCAGATACCTACTTCAATTTTTCGGCCATGGTCGATGTAAAGGGAAATATGTCTGTGCTTGGAGAAGACCGTCATTGGATTCGCCACTTCAGTGGGAGGAAAATTCATTATTTGACAAACGTGTTCGTGCTCGGAAAATATAGAGGAGGAAAGTACTATTTAGATAGCATAGATATAGTTACCAAGGGAGCAGAAAGGCATTATGGTTATGTCTTCTCTACTATGACATGCATTGATTTGTCAGACAATAGATTATGGGGTCATCTTCCAACGGAAATTGGAAATCTCAAAGGCTTGATGTTTCTAAATCTTTCTAGGAACAGTTTCAATGGGGTCATTCCAGGTAGCATGGGCAACCTGAGTCAGTTGGAATCGTTGGACCTTTCAGTCAATAAATTTTCAGGAAAAATTCCTTTCGAGCTTGGATTTCTGGATTATTTGGGTTATTTAAATCTGTCTTTTAACAATCTGTCAGGGGTGATACCACAGCAAGGTCGTCATATGATAACATTTGATAAATCAGCATTTTCAGGAAATCCAAATCTGCAGGGATGCCCTGTTGAAAGCTGGAAGTGTTCTCCCCGCCATTCACAACTATCTCCTCCTACCATTGATGTCATGGAAGAGACAAAACAAGGGTTTTCATGGTATGAGCTGAGTATTGGATGGTCAGTTGCAGCAGGATTTTCGGTCGTGGTTTTGGTACTCACTTTCAATGTAAATTGGAGAAAGACAACCTTTGGTCAGATGGACAGAGTTATAACATTTCTGCTGGGGGAACGTACTAATCGGAGATGA